Proteins from a genomic interval of Deinococcus terrestris:
- a CDS encoding ATP-dependent metallopeptidase FtsH/Yme1/Tma family protein, with translation QGGNDEREQTLNQLLVEMDGFGSGQEVIILAATNRPDVLDAALLRPGRFDRQVVVDAPDVRGREMILRIHARKKPLDPSVDLGVIARRTAGMVGADLENLLNEAALGAARSGRSKIVMRDVEEARDRVLMGPERRSLVVREADRRVTAYHEVGHALAAQLLPHAQRVAKLTVVPRGRAAGYMMPDADDRLHVTRPALEDMVAVALAGRAAEEVVFGEITTGAQNDFQQATGLARRMVTEWGMSPRIGKVALAEGEGSFLGGGPQLVPMSEATAHTVDEEVRGIIEAAYARAVALVQQHLPRVHETVEVLIRRETLSGEEFSTLLAGGTLDELPPPPPAPLPPAPLPA, from the coding sequence CCAGGGCGGCAACGACGAACGCGAACAGACCCTCAACCAACTGCTCGTGGAAATGGACGGCTTCGGTTCCGGGCAGGAGGTCATCATCCTGGCCGCCACCAACCGCCCCGACGTGCTGGACGCCGCGCTGCTGCGTCCGGGACGCTTCGACCGTCAGGTGGTGGTGGACGCCCCCGACGTGCGGGGGCGGGAGATGATCCTGCGCATTCATGCCCGCAAAAAGCCGCTGGACCCCAGTGTGGACCTGGGGGTGATTGCCAGAAGGACGGCGGGAATGGTGGGGGCGGATCTGGAGAATCTGCTCAACGAGGCGGCTTTGGGGGCAGCGCGGTCAGGGCGGTCGAAGATCGTGATGCGGGATGTGGAAGAAGCGCGGGACCGGGTCTTGATGGGACCCGAACGGCGGAGTCTGGTGGTGCGGGAAGCGGATCGCCGGGTGACCGCCTACCACGAGGTCGGCCACGCCCTCGCCGCTCAACTCCTCCCCCACGCCCAGCGGGTTGCCAAGCTGACGGTGGTGCCGCGCGGCCGGGCAGCGGGCTACATGATGCCCGACGCCGACGACCGCCTGCACGTCACCCGCCCCGCGTTGGAGGACATGGTCGCCGTGGCGCTCGCAGGCCGCGCCGCCGAGGAGGTCGTGTTCGGGGAGATCACGACCGGCGCCCAGAACGACTTCCAGCAGGCGACGGGCCTCGCCCGGCGGATGGTCACCGAGTGGGGCATGTCACCGCGCATCGGCAAGGTGGCGCTGGCAGAGGGCGAGGGCAGCTTCCTGGGCGGCGGCCCACAACTCGTGCCCATGAGCGAGGCGACCGCGCACACGGTGGACGAGGAGGTCCGGGGCATTATTGAGGCGGCCTACGCCCGCGCTGTCGCCCTCGTGCAGCAGCACCTCCCCCGCGTCCACGAGACGGTCGAGGTCCTGATTCGCCGCGAGACTCTCAGTGGCGAGGAGTTCTCCACCCTGCTCGCGGGCGGCACCCTGGACGAGCTGCCCCCGCCTCCCCCGGCGCCCCTTCCCCCCGCGCCACTCCCCGCCTGA
- a CDS encoding mechanosensitive ion channel family protein has protein sequence MLNELTFQFQKPQVWLGLGLTLVVAYALYRFGRTVLRALEGHAPPRLVSGLGWLWTAVVALGWLAVATRVAYLPSVPVLFDLGGDIVDGFRHSAGQVLVIVALSLIGWNLIGTLTSRIVAEEQFNRRTVRVQTLRGVVDSTLKVALVILALIAGLQALGVNATSLLAGVSVLGLAVGFGAQSLIKDVFTGFFILLEDQYGVGDVITVNTGQLSGTVERLNLRLTALRALDGTVHLIPNGQIQTVSVSSKDWSRVVATVDVTYGADIDEALRVLERVSRELHADPAWSASFLEEPEIQGVTNLAPDGVTLRALYKVQPKGQYALGREFNRRIKIAMDEAGIEIPAPQRSLSFGSTPLEIKVSGNPPAPDPRRDQNRTQAPVPPSQMRDPEDEEI, from the coding sequence CTGCTGAACGAACTCACCTTTCAATTTCAAAAGCCCCAGGTGTGGCTCGGCCTGGGGCTAACCCTGGTGGTGGCCTACGCGCTCTACCGCTTCGGGCGGACCGTGCTGCGGGCGCTGGAGGGCCACGCGCCCCCCCGGCTCGTGTCGGGGCTGGGCTGGTTGTGGACCGCCGTGGTGGCGCTGGGCTGGCTGGCGGTCGCCACGCGGGTGGCTTACCTTCCCAGCGTGCCCGTGCTGTTTGACCTCGGCGGGGACATCGTGGACGGCTTCCGGCACAGCGCCGGGCAAGTCTTGGTGATCGTGGCCCTGTCCCTGATCGGTTGGAACCTGATCGGCACCCTGACCTCGCGCATCGTGGCAGAAGAGCAGTTCAACCGCCGCACCGTGCGCGTCCAGACCCTGCGCGGGGTGGTGGACAGCACCCTGAAGGTCGCGCTGGTGATTCTCGCCCTGATCGCCGGCTTGCAGGCGCTGGGGGTCAACGCGACCAGCCTGCTGGCCGGGGTGTCGGTGCTGGGCCTCGCGGTAGGCTTCGGAGCACAGAGCCTGATCAAAGACGTGTTCACCGGCTTTTTCATCCTGCTCGAAGACCAGTACGGGGTGGGCGACGTGATCACCGTGAACACCGGGCAGCTCTCGGGCACGGTGGAGCGCCTGAACCTGCGCCTGACCGCGCTGCGGGCGCTCGACGGCACCGTTCACCTGATTCCCAACGGGCAGATTCAGACGGTCAGCGTGAGCAGCAAGGACTGGTCGCGGGTGGTCGCCACCGTGGACGTGACCTACGGCGCCGACATTGACGAGGCGCTGCGGGTGCTGGAGCGGGTCAGCCGCGAACTGCACGCGGACCCGGCGTGGTCGGCGTCTTTTCTGGAGGAGCCCGAGATTCAGGGCGTCACCAACCTCGCCCCCGACGGCGTCACCCTGCGGGCGCTGTACAAGGTGCAGCCCAAGGGCCAGTACGCCCTGGGCCGCGAGTTCAATCGCCGCATCAAGATCGCCATGGATGAGGCAGGGATCGAGATTCCGGCCCCGCAGCGCAGCCTGAGCTTCGGGTCGACCCCGCTGGAGATCAAGGTGTCGGGCAATCCCCCGGCCCCCGACCCCCGCCGCGACCAGAACCGCACTCAGGCTCCGGTCCCCCCCTCCCAGATGCGCGACCCGGAGGACGAGGAGATTTAG
- the plsX gene encoding phosphate acyltransferase PlsX, which yields MSAEPGTPKTTLPIALDAVGGDHGAAPNVEGAVQAARAGVPVLLVGPRVALHAELGKHPGSASLPLDVVDASDVIGMEEHASDVRGRTGASINVCTRLVKEGRAAAAVSMGHSGATMASALLTLGRVRGVDRPAILTHLPSKQGFVTLLDVGANADVKAAYLAQWARLATVYLRVVEDRENPTVGLLSIGEEPHKGSQLVLEAHGLLRELHGHGINFHGNVEGRDLFQGTTDIVVTDGFTGNVVLKLAEGEAKVLFGWVREALGGSLKTKVGGLLVRPALRGLAERMDPSTYGASILIGVRGLAFIGHGSADARAVKNALLRAARAHEADLIARLEAALAPT from the coding sequence ATGAGCGCTGAGCCGGGCACGCCGAAAACCACCCTGCCCATCGCTCTGGACGCGGTGGGCGGGGACCACGGGGCCGCGCCGAATGTGGAGGGCGCCGTGCAGGCGGCCCGTGCGGGGGTGCCGGTGCTGCTCGTCGGGCCACGGGTGGCGCTGCACGCCGAACTCGGCAAGCACCCTGGCAGCGCCAGCCTGCCACTCGACGTGGTGGACGCATCCGACGTGATCGGGATGGAGGAGCACGCCTCGGACGTGCGGGGCCGCACGGGCGCGAGCATCAACGTCTGCACCCGGTTGGTCAAGGAAGGCCGGGCCGCCGCCGCCGTCAGCATGGGCCACAGCGGGGCCACGATGGCCTCGGCGCTGCTGACCCTGGGGCGGGTCAGGGGCGTGGACCGGCCCGCCATCCTGACGCACCTCCCCAGCAAGCAGGGCTTCGTGACCCTGCTGGACGTGGGGGCGAACGCGGACGTGAAGGCGGCGTACCTCGCCCAGTGGGCGCGGCTGGCGACCGTGTATCTGCGGGTGGTCGAGGACCGCGAGAACCCCACGGTGGGCCTGCTCTCCATCGGGGAGGAGCCGCACAAGGGCAGCCAGCTCGTGCTGGAGGCCCACGGCCTGTTGCGCGAGCTGCACGGCCACGGCATCAATTTCCACGGCAACGTGGAGGGCCGCGACCTCTTTCAGGGGACCACCGATATCGTGGTGACCGACGGCTTTACCGGAAACGTGGTGCTCAAGCTCGCGGAGGGGGAGGCCAAGGTCCTTTTCGGGTGGGTGCGCGAGGCGCTGGGAGGCAGCCTGAAAACCAAGGTGGGCGGCCTGCTGGTGCGCCCGGCGCTGCGCGGGCTGGCCGAGCGGATGGACCCTAGCACCTACGGGGCAAGCATCCTGATCGGGGTGCGCGGGCTGGCCTTTATCGGACACGGCAGCGCTGACGCCCGCGCAGTCAAGAACGCCCTGCTTCGGGCGGCCCGCGCCCACGAGGCCGACCTGATCGCCCGGCTGGAGGCGGCGCTGGCCCCCACCTGA
- a CDS encoding LabA-like NYN domain-containing protein: MTERIALFIDGANVYAAARRLGWNFDHRKILEHFRAGGTLHNAFYYTAVPAHPDDKQKRFVDALTYMGYTVRTRPLREVTDEHGETQRRASLDIFLVTDLLTTADRFDTAILLTGDGDFERPVEVLRARGKRVVVASIPEMTSYELRNAADEYVDLSALRAEVERPGYRLPSEGRAEGGRPFYVTAALTEPDER, translated from the coding sequence ATGACTGAACGCATTGCCCTCTTTATTGACGGTGCCAACGTCTACGCGGCGGCCCGCCGCCTGGGTTGGAACTTCGACCACCGCAAGATTCTGGAGCACTTCCGCGCGGGCGGCACCCTCCACAACGCCTTCTATTACACGGCGGTGCCCGCCCACCCCGACGACAAGCAAAAGCGCTTCGTGGACGCCCTGACCTACATGGGCTACACGGTCCGCACCCGGCCCCTGCGCGAGGTCACCGACGAGCACGGCGAGACGCAGCGCCGGGCCAGTCTCGACATCTTCCTGGTGACCGACCTGCTGACCACGGCCGACCGGTTTGACACGGCCATCCTGCTGACCGGCGACGGCGACTTCGAGCGCCCGGTCGAGGTGCTGCGGGCGCGGGGCAAGCGGGTGGTCGTGGCGAGCATTCCCGAGATGACGAGCTACGAGCTGCGCAACGCCGCCGACGAGTACGTGGACCTCTCGGCCCTCCGCGCAGAGGTCGAGCGCCCCGGCTACCGCCTGCCCAGCGAGGGCCGCGCCGAGGGAGGCCGCCCCTTTTACGTCACGGCGGCGCTGACGGAGCCCGATGAGCGCTGA
- a CDS encoding DUF309 domain-containing protein yields the protein MTGRGENHLSEGARLFDAGEWWEAHEAWETPWGTATGAERDFLQALILLAAALHKRWHHGSLTHRNFHKAEVYLGRLPDTYGGVDLRRLRGEVWAALHDPAGRPQLGLKPVPYAEG from the coding sequence ATGACCGGGAGAGGCGAGAATCATCTGAGTGAGGGTGCCCGGCTCTTCGACGCGGGCGAGTGGTGGGAGGCGCATGAGGCCTGGGAGACGCCGTGGGGGACGGCGACGGGTGCCGAGCGAGACTTTCTCCAGGCCCTGATCCTGCTCGCCGCCGCGCTGCACAAGCGCTGGCACCACGGCAGCCTGACCCACCGCAACTTCCACAAGGCGGAGGTATACCTGGGGCGTCTCCCCGACACCTACGGCGGGGTGGACCTGCGGCGGTTGCGGGGGGAGGTCTGGGCGGCGCTGCACGACCCGGCCGGGCGGCCACAACTCGGGCTGAAGCCGGTCCCGTATGCTGAGGGATGA
- the trxA gene encoding thioredoxin: protein MKPVELTDSTFQSETAEGLTLVDFWAPWCGPCRIIAPVIEELAGQYEGRVKVAKLNVDDNPSVSGQYRVMSIPTMILFKDGQPVEGMVGAQPKRAFEALLDKYAAAAVTN, encoded by the coding sequence ATGAAGCCTGTGGAACTCACGGACAGCACCTTCCAGAGCGAGACGGCCGAGGGCCTGACCCTGGTGGACTTCTGGGCGCCCTGGTGTGGTCCCTGCCGCATCATCGCTCCCGTCATCGAGGAACTCGCCGGGCAGTACGAGGGACGGGTCAAGGTCGCCAAGCTCAACGTGGACGACAACCCCAGCGTCTCCGGTCAGTACCGGGTGATGAGCATCCCCACCATGATCCTCTTTAAAGACGGTCAACCCGTTGAGGGCATGGTCGGCGCTCAGCCCAAGCGGGCCTTTGAGGCCCTGCTCGACAAGTACGCGGCGGCTGCTGTCACCAACTGA
- a CDS encoding RBBP9/YdeN family alpha/beta hydrolase, translating to MTPTLVIVPGLGDSGPEHWQTLWERKFGAARVRQDDPEEPDPHAWAARLDEVVRDTPGELVLVAHSCGVPTVAHWAAHFEVPERVRGALLVAPPDPERPNAPEEVRRFAPLPSAPLPFPALVVASENDPYAASKWAEALADTWGAEFVTAGEAGHLNTASGHGDWPDGEVLLSECLHAWTPHPFTRF from the coding sequence GTGACCCCTACCCTCGTGATCGTGCCCGGCCTGGGAGACAGTGGGCCAGAGCACTGGCAGACCCTCTGGGAACGGAAGTTCGGGGCGGCGCGGGTGCGGCAGGACGACCCGGAGGAACCGGACCCGCACGCCTGGGCCGCCCGGCTGGACGAGGTGGTGCGGGACACGCCCGGCGAACTCGTGCTGGTGGCGCATTCCTGCGGTGTGCCCACGGTGGCGCACTGGGCGGCCCACTTTGAGGTGCCGGAGCGGGTGCGCGGTGCCCTGCTCGTCGCGCCGCCGGACCCGGAACGCCCCAACGCGCCCGAGGAGGTGCGCCGCTTCGCTCCCCTCCCGTCCGCCCCATTACCCTTTCCGGCGCTGGTGGTGGCGAGCGAGAACGATCCCTACGCAGCGTCCAAGTGGGCGGAGGCCCTGGCCGACACCTGGGGCGCCGAGTTCGTCACGGCGGGGGAGGCCGGGCACCTCAATACTGCCAGCGGGCACGGCGACTGGCCCGACGGTGAAGTGCTGCTCTCCGAGTGCCTGCATGCCTGGACACCGCATCCCTTTACGCGCTTCTGA
- the rplQ gene encoding 50S ribosomal protein L17, whose protein sequence is MRHGKSGRKLNRNSSARTALARAQATALLREGRIQTTLTKAKELRPYVEKLITTAKGGDLHARRLVARDIHDKDVVRKVMDEVAPKYAERPGGYTRILRVGTRRGDGVTMALIELV, encoded by the coding sequence ATGCGTCACGGTAAATCCGGTCGCAAGCTCAACCGCAACAGCAGCGCCCGCACTGCCCTGGCCCGTGCCCAGGCGACCGCGCTGCTGCGTGAGGGCCGCATCCAGACGACCCTCACCAAGGCCAAGGAGCTACGCCCCTACGTCGAGAAGCTGATCACCACCGCCAAGGGTGGCGACCTGCACGCCCGCCGCCTCGTCGCCCGCGACATCCACGACAAGGACGTGGTCCGCAAGGTGATGGACGAGGTGGCCCCCAAGTACGCCGAGCGTCCCGGCGGCTACACCCGCATCCTGCGCGTGGGCACCCGCCGCGGCGACGGCGTCACGATGGCCCTGATCGAACTCGTCTGA
- a CDS encoding DNA-directed RNA polymerase subunit alpha, which yields MDQKRPQLKARVDGDYGEFVLEPLARGYGVTIGNPIRRILMSSIPGTAVTSVYIEDVLHEFSTIPGVKEDVIRIILNLKELVVKFHAPGPKTLTLRAQGEGVVRASAFEVPSDAEIVNPDLPIATLAEDGKLVMEVRVEEGEGYVPADKHSTKDRINSIPVDAVFSPVRRVAYHVENTRVGQQTDLDRLILRVWTDGSVGPQDTLDKAVEILRDELTVFGNVETLPAVPEQAPVYTPAPAAAAVPEAPRVLDINPGAYPTEEFDTPRVTLEGLGLTTRVLHSLKEEGIDSVDALCALSDRDLKKVPGIGERSLDEIKQQLAQFGLALRD from the coding sequence GTGGATCAAAAGCGCCCTCAACTCAAAGCCCGCGTCGACGGCGATTACGGCGAGTTCGTGCTCGAACCGCTCGCGCGTGGCTACGGCGTCACCATCGGGAATCCCATCCGGCGCATCCTGATGTCCTCGATCCCCGGCACCGCCGTGACGAGCGTGTACATCGAGGATGTCCTCCATGAGTTTTCGACCATCCCCGGCGTCAAGGAAGACGTCATCCGCATCATCCTGAACCTCAAGGAACTCGTCGTGAAGTTCCACGCCCCCGGCCCCAAGACCCTGACCCTGCGGGCGCAGGGCGAGGGTGTGGTGCGGGCAAGCGCCTTCGAGGTCCCCAGTGACGCGGAGATCGTCAACCCCGACCTCCCCATCGCCACGCTCGCCGAGGACGGCAAGCTGGTCATGGAGGTGCGCGTCGAGGAAGGCGAGGGGTATGTCCCCGCCGACAAGCACTCCACCAAGGACCGCATCAACTCGATCCCGGTGGACGCGGTGTTCTCGCCGGTGCGCCGGGTGGCCTACCACGTGGAAAACACCCGCGTGGGTCAGCAGACTGACCTGGACCGCCTGATTCTGCGTGTCTGGACCGACGGCAGCGTCGGCCCCCAGGACACGCTGGACAAGGCCGTCGAGATCCTGCGCGACGAGCTGACAGTGTTCGGCAATGTCGAGACGTTGCCTGCCGTGCCGGAGCAGGCGCCGGTCTATACGCCCGCCCCGGCCGCGGCGGCGGTGCCCGAAGCGCCGCGCGTGCTCGACATCAACCCCGGTGCCTACCCGACCGAGGAGTTCGACACGCCCCGCGTGACCCTCGAGGGCCTGGGCCTGACCACCCGCGTGCTGCACTCCCTCAAGGAAGAAGGCATCGACTCGGTGGACGCCCTGTGCGCCCTCAGTGACCGTGACCTGAAAAAGGTTCCGGGCATCGGCGAGCGCAGCCTCGACGAGATCAAGCAGCAGCTCGCGCAGTTCGGCCTCGCCCTGCGTGACTAA
- the rpsD gene encoding 30S ribosomal protein S4 has protein sequence MGRFRGSITKLSRREGINLAETEKVQKYLDRRPYAPGQHGQRRGRGRPSDYSVRLREKQKLARLYGMNEKQFRNLFEEAANVPGVTGTVFLQLLERRLDNVVFRMGFASTRRQARQFVGHGHVLVNGKRVDIPSYRVKIGDEITVSEKSRSMGFIQENMEAQKRRRVSPWIELNPETFSGTFVRLPAREDLALPINENFIIEYYSR, from the coding sequence ATGGGTCGTTTCCGTGGTTCCATCACCAAGCTCAGCCGCCGCGAGGGCATCAACCTCGCGGAGACCGAGAAAGTCCAGAAGTACCTCGACCGGCGCCCCTACGCGCCTGGTCAGCACGGGCAGCGCCGGGGCCGTGGCCGCCCCAGCGACTACAGCGTGCGCCTGCGTGAAAAGCAGAAGCTCGCCCGGCTGTACGGCATGAACGAAAAGCAGTTCCGCAACCTCTTTGAGGAAGCGGCGAACGTGCCTGGCGTGACCGGCACGGTGTTCCTGCAACTGCTCGAACGCCGGCTCGACAACGTCGTCTTCCGCATGGGCTTTGCCAGCACCCGCCGCCAGGCCCGGCAGTTTGTCGGCCACGGGCACGTGCTCGTCAACGGCAAGCGGGTGGATATCCCCTCGTACCGCGTCAAGATCGGTGACGAAATCACCGTCTCCGAGAAGAGCCGCTCCATGGGCTTTATCCAGGAGAACATGGAGGCGCAAAAGCGCCGCCGCGTCTCGCCCTGGATCGAGCTGAACCCCGAAACCTTCAGTGGCACCTTCGTGCGCCTGCCCGCGCGTGAAGACCTCGCCCTGCCCATCAACGAGAACTTCATCATCGAGTACTACTCGCGCTAA
- the rpsK gene encoding 30S ribosomal protein S11 yields MAKTTKGKTPRRARRNISAGRAYVHASYNNTIVTITDLDGNSVAWSSGGTIGYKGSKKGTPYAAQLAAADAVKKAQQTFGMNIVDVIVRGTGSGREQAIRAIQASGIEVKSIMDDSPVPHNGCRPKKKFRA; encoded by the coding sequence ATGGCGAAGACCACCAAGGGCAAGACCCCCCGCCGCGCCCGGCGCAACATCAGCGCGGGCCGCGCGTACGTGCACGCGAGCTACAACAACACCATCGTGACCATCACCGACCTCGACGGCAACTCCGTCGCGTGGTCGAGTGGCGGCACCATCGGCTACAAGGGCAGCAAGAAGGGGACCCCCTACGCTGCCCAGCTCGCCGCCGCCGACGCCGTGAAAAAGGCGCAGCAGACCTTCGGCATGAACATCGTGGACGTGATTGTGCGCGGCACTGGCTCGGGCCGCGAGCAGGCGATCCGCGCGATTCAGGCCTCCGGTATCGAAGTGAAGTCCATCATGGACGACAGCCCCGTTCCGCACAACGGCTGCCGCCCCAAGAAGAAGTTCCGCGCCTAA
- the rpsM gene encoding 30S ribosomal protein S13 — protein MARIAGVDLPREKRVEIALTYIYGIGLTRSKEVLAQTGISPDTRVKNLSEADQSTLRDAIERTFKVEGDLRSEVGQNIKRLMDIGAYRGLRHRRGLPVRGQRTKTNARTRKGPRKTVAGKKKATRK, from the coding sequence ATGGCGCGTATTGCCGGTGTGGACCTTCCGCGCGAGAAGCGCGTCGAGATCGCCCTGACCTACATCTACGGAATCGGTCTGACCCGTTCCAAGGAAGTGCTGGCGCAGACGGGCATCAGCCCCGATACCCGCGTCAAGAACCTCTCCGAGGCGGACCAGAGCACCCTGCGTGACGCCATCGAGCGCACCTTCAAGGTGGAAGGCGACCTCCGTTCGGAAGTCGGCCAGAACATCAAGCGCCTGATGGATATCGGCGCGTACCGTGGCCTGCGCCACCGCCGCGGCCTGCCCGTGCGCGGCCAGCGCACCAAGACCAACGCCCGCACCCGCAAGGGACCGCGCAAGACCGTCGCGGGCAAGAAAAAGGCGACGAGGAAGTAA
- the rpmJ gene encoding 50S ribosomal protein L36, which translates to MKVRSSVKKMCDNCKVIRRHGRVLIICSNVKHKQRQG; encoded by the coding sequence ATGAAAGTTCGCAGCAGTGTCAAGAAGATGTGCGACAACTGCAAGGTGATCCGCCGCCACGGGCGCGTACTGATCATCTGCTCCAATGTCAAGCACAAGCAGAGGCAGGGCTAA
- the infA gene encoding translation initiation factor IF-1, translating to MPEQREKRKKEESDTVRAEGVVEEALPNTTFRVKLDTGHDILAYISGKMRIHYIRILPGDRVVLEISPYDTSRGRIVYRK from the coding sequence ATGCCGGAACAGCGGGAAAAGCGCAAGAAGGAAGAATCCGATACCGTGCGGGCCGAGGGCGTGGTCGAAGAGGCGCTGCCCAACACCACCTTCCGGGTCAAGCTCGACACCGGGCACGATATTCTGGCGTACATCAGCGGCAAGATGCGGATTCACTACATCCGAATTCTGCCCGGTGACCGTGTGGTTCTGGAGATCAGCCCCTACGATACGTCGCGGGGCCGCATCGTCTACCGCAAGTAG
- a CDS encoding adenylate kinase — MTQSANKVVIFLGPPGAGKGTQAERLAREEGLIKISTGDILRDHVSRGTELGQQVRPILDAGALVPDAILIALIRDYLAGMESVRVIFDGFPRTRAQAEALDLLLEELGAPVTAVPLLEVPDELLIERIVERGRQAALRGEAARSDDTEEVARRRQEVYRKQTQPLIDYYGARGHLRPVDGVGTMDEVYGRIVAALG, encoded by the coding sequence ATGACACAATCCGCAAACAAGGTCGTGATTTTCCTCGGCCCGCCCGGCGCAGGCAAGGGCACGCAGGCCGAGCGCCTCGCGCGGGAGGAGGGCCTGATCAAGATCAGCACTGGGGACATCCTGCGCGACCACGTCTCGCGCGGCACCGAACTGGGCCAGCAGGTGCGGCCCATTCTCGACGCGGGGGCACTGGTACCCGACGCCATCCTGATCGCACTGATCCGCGACTACCTCGCCGGGATGGAGTCCGTGCGGGTCATCTTCGACGGCTTTCCGCGTACCCGCGCCCAGGCTGAGGCCCTCGACCTGTTGCTGGAGGAACTGGGAGCGCCCGTGACCGCCGTTCCGCTGCTGGAAGTGCCCGACGAGCTCCTGATCGAACGGATCGTGGAGCGGGGGCGGCAGGCGGCCCTGCGCGGCGAGGCCGCCCGCAGCGACGATACCGAGGAGGTGGCCCGCAGGCGCCAGGAGGTCTACCGCAAGCAGACCCAGCCCCTGATCGACTACTACGGGGCGCGTGGGCATCTGCGTCCGGTCGACGGCGTGGGCACGATGGACGAGGTCTACGGGCGCATCGTGGCAGCCCTGGGCTAA
- the secY gene encoding preprotein translocase subunit SecY, whose translation MLRAFRDAFRIPDLRRKIVFTLLLLAVFRLGSTIPTPGVNAAALAEATSGGLFGLISLISGGNLSQFSIFALGVLPYITASIVIQLLTTTVPALEKLSKEGEEGRKKINQYTRYAAVGLGTFQALFFSLYITSNPQFIAVGWDPGLFTILVMVLTQVAGIAFTLWIGERITEVGVGNGISLIITSGIIANYPREIAATGELFRNDQVSLLQILAFAAVILVTIAGIVYVYQGERRVPVTYARARGGAPGGAARNLGGQATWLPIKVNQAGVIPVIFASAMLIIPNLIGSATAERAPEVNAFIQTYLTFGSPWYILLEAALIFGFTYLYNSVQFDPKRISEQLREAGGFIPGVRPGTATAEYLGGISSRLSLWGAIFLVVLTVFPQIVQRATGITTFQFSGTGLLIIVGVALETLKQLEAQLTVRRYDGFISKGRIRGRLN comes from the coding sequence ATGCTGCGCGCCTTCCGCGACGCGTTCCGGATTCCGGACCTGCGGCGGAAGATTGTCTTCACCCTGTTGCTGCTCGCTGTCTTCCGCCTCGGAAGCACCATTCCGACGCCGGGCGTCAACGCCGCAGCCCTCGCGGAGGCCACCTCAGGTGGCCTTTTCGGGTTGATCAGCCTGATCTCGGGCGGCAATCTTTCGCAGTTCTCGATCTTCGCGCTGGGGGTGCTGCCGTACATCACGGCCAGCATCGTGATCCAGCTTCTGACCACCACCGTTCCCGCGCTGGAGAAACTCAGCAAGGAGGGCGAGGAGGGCCGCAAAAAGATCAACCAGTACACCCGCTACGCGGCGGTCGGGCTGGGCACCTTTCAGGCGCTGTTCTTCTCGCTGTACATCACCAGCAACCCGCAGTTCATCGCGGTGGGCTGGGACCCCGGCCTCTTTACCATCCTGGTGATGGTGCTAACGCAGGTGGCCGGTATCGCCTTCACGCTCTGGATCGGCGAGCGCATCACCGAGGTGGGCGTCGGCAACGGCATCAGCCTGATCATCACGTCGGGAATCATCGCCAATTATCCGCGCGAGATCGCGGCGACGGGGGAACTCTTCCGCAACGATCAGGTGTCGCTGCTTCAGATCCTGGCCTTCGCGGCGGTGATTCTGGTGACCATCGCGGGGATCGTGTACGTCTACCAGGGCGAGCGCCGGGTGCCCGTCACCTATGCCCGCGCCCGTGGGGGAGCGCCCGGTGGGGCCGCCCGCAACCTGGGGGGGCAGGCCACTTGGCTCCCGATCAAGGTGAACCAGGCGGGTGTGATTCCGGTGATCTTCGCCTCGGCAATGCTGATCATTCCCAACCTGATCGGCAGCGCGACGGCCGAGCGGGCGCCCGAGGTCAACGCGTTTATCCAGACGTACCTGACCTTCGGCAGCCCCTGGTACATCCTGCTGGAAGCCGCGCTGATCTTCGGCTTCACGTACCTGTACAACAGCGTGCAGTTCGACCCCAAGCGCATCAGTGAGCAGCTCCGCGAGGCGGGCGGCTTCATTCCTGGCGTGCGGCCGGGTACGGCGACCGCCGAGTACCTGGGCGGCATCAGCAGCCGCCTGAGCCTGTGGGGCGCGATCTTTCTGGTTGTGCTGACGGTCTTTCCCCAGATCGTGCAGCGGGCGACGGGCATCACCACCTTCCAGTTCAGCGGCACCGGATTGCTGATTATCGTGGGGGTGGCGCTTGAGACCCTTAAGCAGCTTGAAGCGCAGCTTACCGTGCGGCGCTACGACGGCTTTATCAGCAAGGGCCGCATTCGTGGCCGCCTGAACTGA